One Setaria viridis chromosome 5, Setaria_viridis_v4.0, whole genome shotgun sequence genomic region harbors:
- the LOC117855489 gene encoding uncharacterized protein — protein MGAPTEGPPAWMAAAARRWLEDAGAKVEGGQDRAFNALPLAGVRVSLAERGRAVCSLRVPAHLTDAEGNWHTGAIAAAADDVCAAAIMSVEGIIKVSVHYDISYFAPAKLHDEVEMDGRVVERKGRMTAVAVEIRRKESGELVAIGRQWMTASRPRGSRSKI, from the exons ATGGGCGCCCCGACGGAAGGCCCCCCGGCGTGgatggcggccgccgcccgcaggtGGCTGGAGGACGCCGGCGCCAAGGTGGAGGGGGGCCAGGACCGGGCCTTCAACGCGCTGCCACTCGCCGGAGTGCGCGTGTCCCTCGCTGAGCGGGGCCGCGCGGTCTGCTCGCTCCGCGTGCCGGCGCACCTCACC GACGCGGAGGGGAACTGGCACACGGGCGccatcgccgcggcggcggacgacgtctgcgccgccgccatcatgtCCGTCGAGGGCATCATCAAGGTCTCCGTCCACTACGACATCTCCTACTTCGCGCCGGCCAAGCTCCAT GACGAAGTTGAGATGGACGGCAGGGTGGTGGAGCGTAAAGGGAGGATgacagcggtggcggtggagatcCGAAGGAAGGAGTCCGGCGAGCTGGTGGCGATCGGGAGGCAGTGGATGACGGCGTCCAGGCCCAGAGGTTCTCGGAGCAAGATCTGA